Proteins co-encoded in one Bacillus infantis NRRL B-14911 genomic window:
- a CDS encoding M20/M25/M40 family metallo-hydrolase encodes MAENIELKNSVAEALEKIAGISAVQKGLSFLKNDNDRTSADQKELTSIPAPTFEEGERGEYYRRRLEELGIEDISKDDAGNIFGLRKGTGNGPRIAVCAHLDTVFPAGTDTVPKVKDGKIYAPGIADDGRGLAAVLTLIRAFNETGIETEGDILFGATVGEEGLGDLNGVKALFGQDHGIDGFISIEPGSPERITYLAAGSKRYEITYKGSGGHSFGDFGTPSAIHAAGKAIAGIADLKVPEDPKTTFNVGIVSGGTSVNTIAAEARLIIDLRSVSADELARVESEALSIIKEAAGGADSGITVEIKQVGDRPAGSQDMESAIVQTAAEASRQLGFIPSFEKASSTDSNVPIALGIPAVTLGGGGSFGGIHTLEEYFDPQDAYYGPQAIFLCILGLTGIKGISSPVLDSRRKNNAEGGQ; translated from the coding sequence TTGGCGGAAAATATTGAACTGAAGAATAGCGTGGCGGAAGCATTAGAAAAAATAGCGGGCATTTCAGCTGTCCAAAAGGGACTATCCTTTTTAAAAAATGATAATGACCGGACATCGGCTGATCAAAAGGAGCTGACGAGCATCCCTGCACCTACCTTTGAAGAGGGGGAACGGGGGGAGTATTATAGACGAAGGCTGGAAGAGCTGGGTATTGAAGATATTTCGAAAGATGATGCAGGCAATATATTCGGCCTGAGAAAGGGAACGGGGAATGGACCAAGGATTGCGGTTTGTGCCCATCTTGATACTGTTTTTCCAGCAGGCACTGACACAGTCCCAAAAGTAAAAGACGGAAAAATTTATGCTCCCGGCATCGCTGATGACGGAAGGGGGCTGGCTGCCGTACTGACTCTAATCCGTGCGTTCAACGAAACGGGAATCGAAACGGAAGGGGATATTCTGTTTGGAGCGACGGTTGGAGAAGAAGGACTTGGGGATTTAAATGGCGTTAAGGCGCTGTTTGGACAAGATCATGGGATAGACGGTTTCATTTCCATAGAACCAGGCAGCCCTGAGCGAATTACATATCTGGCTGCAGGCAGTAAAAGATATGAGATTACCTATAAGGGCTCAGGCGGCCACAGCTTTGGGGATTTCGGGACGCCGAGCGCCATTCATGCTGCAGGAAAAGCCATTGCCGGCATAGCAGATCTTAAGGTGCCGGAAGATCCAAAAACAACTTTTAATGTAGGGATAGTATCCGGAGGGACCTCGGTCAATACGATTGCAGCGGAAGCCAGATTGATCATCGATCTTCGTTCGGTTTCCGCAGATGAGCTGGCAAGGGTTGAATCTGAAGCGCTCTCCATCATCAAGGAAGCTGCCGGCGGTGCTGATTCCGGAATTACAGTTGAAATCAAGCAGGTAGGCGACCGCCCGGCAGGCAGCCAGGATATGGAATCAGCCATTGTCCAAACGGCTGCAGAGGCTTCAAGGCAGCTAGGATTCATACCTTCGTTTGAGAAAGCCAGCAGCACCGACTCCAATGTGCCGATTGCTCTTGGAATTCCGGCTGTAACACTTGGCGGAGGCGGTAGCTTTGGGGGCATACATACACTTGAAGAGTACTTTGATCCGCAGGATGCCTATTATGGGCCGCAGGCCATTTTCCTATGTATTCTGGGATTGACGGGAATCAAAGGCATTTCCAGTCCGGTCCTGGACAGCCGGCGCAAAAATAATGCAGAAGGGGGCCAATAA
- a CDS encoding S9 family peptidase codes for METLTIENFMNIRNVKNPAYGPQGKMLNFISDASGIPQLWEIHAEGGNPNQVLETAERIMFVSFIQGTGKRIFGMDEGVNEKQQLFLLTETGEVIRLTDSPEHIHKYGGVSPDGKWISWASNRRHNTYFDIYIQSLESFEVKMVFQGDGHFSPLQWHPEGNSLLIEQVNTNLDNDLGLLDLSGGTVQWLTKHEGEAAFASPAFSSDGKMIYMLSNRDREFMNLARLNLETLETKWLVEKEWDLEELKLSTDKKKIAFSINEGGVSKGALLDFESNEVTEWESPAGVITDFSFSPDNSRLAFILNGPQHPSDIWELDLRSRKAKRATFISHDPLVEEKLCAPELISFASFDGLEIPAFYYKPKKADGKLPVVVFVHGGPESQIRAVFNPFLQFFLDNGFAVCTPNVRGSTGYGKSFTHLDDVRKRMDSVRDLVHLVDWLKTEGGAAEDQISIMGRSYGGFMVLAAITHYPDIWSSAIDIVGISSFRTFLQNTSPWRRKMREAEYGSIENDGAFFDEIDPLHKTDRIQCPLLVLHGANDPRVPIEETEQIVEDLKNRKHPVEYIRFEDEGHFFVKRENNIKAYTASWDFLKEYSGRIKH; via the coding sequence ATGGAAACATTGACGATTGAAAATTTCATGAACATCAGAAACGTGAAGAATCCTGCTTATGGACCGCAGGGGAAAATGCTGAATTTCATCTCAGATGCTTCCGGGATTCCGCAATTATGGGAAATACACGCTGAAGGCGGCAACCCTAATCAGGTACTGGAAACCGCTGAAAGGATTATGTTTGTTTCCTTTATCCAAGGAACCGGTAAAAGGATTTTTGGCATGGATGAGGGTGTGAATGAAAAGCAGCAGCTTTTCCTTTTAACCGAAACTGGGGAGGTCATCCGGCTGACCGACTCGCCAGAACATATACACAAGTATGGAGGGGTATCTCCTGATGGAAAGTGGATTTCCTGGGCCAGCAACCGCCGTCATAACACCTATTTTGATATATATATTCAAAGTCTTGAAAGTTTTGAAGTTAAAATGGTGTTCCAGGGAGATGGTCATTTTTCTCCGCTTCAATGGCATCCGGAAGGAAACTCCCTGCTGATAGAGCAGGTGAACACAAATCTTGATAATGACCTTGGACTGCTGGATCTTTCAGGGGGAACAGTGCAGTGGCTCACAAAGCATGAGGGGGAAGCGGCTTTTGCCAGCCCTGCGTTCAGCTCAGATGGAAAAATGATTTATATGCTGTCCAACAGGGATCGGGAATTCATGAATCTTGCCAGACTTAATCTTGAAACACTGGAAACAAAGTGGCTGGTCGAGAAGGAGTGGGACTTGGAAGAGCTGAAGCTCAGCACTGATAAAAAGAAGATCGCTTTTTCCATCAATGAAGGAGGGGTCTCAAAAGGCGCATTATTGGATTTTGAATCGAATGAAGTGACAGAGTGGGAATCCCCTGCAGGCGTCATTACTGACTTTTCTTTCTCTCCTGATAACAGCAGGCTTGCCTTTATCCTGAATGGGCCGCAGCATCCTTCAGACATTTGGGAACTCGATCTCAGATCTCGTAAAGCTAAAAGGGCCACGTTCATTTCGCATGATCCTCTGGTAGAGGAAAAGCTGTGTGCTCCTGAACTGATTTCTTTTGCTTCCTTTGATGGCCTTGAGATTCCAGCATTTTACTATAAGCCTAAAAAGGCTGACGGAAAGCTTCCGGTGGTTGTGTTTGTCCACGGAGGGCCGGAAAGCCAGATAAGGGCTGTTTTTAATCCGTTCCTGCAGTTTTTCCTTGATAATGGATTTGCAGTATGTACGCCGAATGTCAGGGGGAGTACGGGCTATGGTAAAAGCTTTACCCATCTGGATGATGTCAGGAAGCGGATGGACTCTGTACGTGATTTAGTCCATCTTGTCGATTGGCTGAAAACAGAGGGAGGAGCTGCCGAAGATCAGATCAGCATTATGGGAAGAAGCTACGGGGGCTTTATGGTCCTGGCAGCCATCACCCACTACCCTGACATCTGGTCTTCTGCCATTGATATTGTTGGAATTTCGAGCTTCCGGACGTTCCTGCAGAATACCAGCCCGTGGAGGCGGAAAATGAGGGAAGCTGAATATGGGAGCATAGAGAATGACGGGGCCTTCTTCGATGAAATTGATCCGCTTCATAAAACAGACAGGATTCAATGTCCGCTCCTTGTTCTTCACGGTGCCAATGATCCGAGAGTGCCGATTGAGGAAACAGAGCAGATTGTGGAGGATCTGAAGAATCGTAAGCATCCTGTAGAGTATATCCGTTTTGAGGATGAAGGCCATTTCTTTGTAAAAAGGGAGAATAATATTAAAGCTTATACAGCTTCATGGGATTTCCTCAAGGAATATTCCGGAAGGATCAAACATTAG